A single window of Streptomyces xanthii DNA harbors:
- a CDS encoding NADH:flavin oxidoreductase/NADH oxidase has translation MSALFEPYTLRSVTVPNRVWMPPMCQYSAAPEGPLTGAPTDWHFQHYGARAAGGTGLIIVEATAVSPEGRISPYDLGIWNDEQVAAFRRITAFLKSQGTVAGIQIGHAGRKASTERPWVGGAPVGPEGHGWQPVAPSAVAFDAKHPVPTELTVEEIRETVRQFADGARRALDAGFEVVELHGAHGYLIGQFLSPHSNHRTDEYGGSYENRTRFALEVVDAVRAVWPDELPLFFRISATDWLEDGKGWTADDTVRFTAELQAHGVDLIDVSTGGNAAGVRIEAGPGYQVPFAARVRNEAKVPAAAVGMITDAEQAEKIIANGEADAVLIGRELLRDPSFARHAARELGADAHVPNQYLRSV, from the coding sequence GTGAGCGCGCTGTTCGAGCCCTACACCCTGCGGTCCGTCACTGTCCCGAACCGGGTCTGGATGCCGCCGATGTGCCAGTACAGCGCCGCCCCCGAGGGCCCGCTGACCGGCGCCCCCACGGACTGGCACTTCCAGCACTACGGCGCCCGCGCGGCGGGTGGCACGGGCCTGATCATCGTCGAGGCGACCGCAGTCAGCCCCGAGGGCCGGATCTCCCCGTACGACCTCGGGATCTGGAACGACGAGCAGGTCGCGGCCTTCCGCCGGATCACGGCGTTCCTGAAGTCGCAGGGCACGGTGGCGGGCATCCAGATCGGGCACGCCGGACGCAAGGCGTCCACCGAGCGCCCGTGGGTGGGCGGCGCGCCGGTCGGCCCCGAGGGTCACGGCTGGCAGCCCGTCGCGCCGAGCGCCGTCGCCTTCGACGCGAAGCACCCGGTGCCGACCGAGCTCACGGTCGAGGAGATCCGGGAGACCGTCCGGCAGTTCGCGGACGGCGCGCGGCGCGCGCTGGACGCCGGGTTCGAGGTCGTCGAGCTGCACGGGGCGCACGGCTATCTGATCGGCCAGTTCCTGTCCCCGCACTCGAACCACCGCACGGACGAGTACGGCGGCTCCTACGAGAACCGCACCCGCTTCGCCCTGGAGGTCGTGGACGCGGTGCGCGCCGTGTGGCCCGATGAGCTGCCGCTGTTCTTCCGGATCTCCGCCACCGACTGGCTGGAGGACGGCAAGGGCTGGACCGCCGACGACACCGTGCGCTTCACCGCGGAGCTCCAGGCCCACGGGGTGGACCTGATCGACGTCTCCACCGGGGGGAACGCGGCGGGCGTCCGCATCGAGGCCGGCCCCGGCTACCAGGTGCCGTTCGCGGCGCGCGTGCGCAACGAGGCCAAGGTGCCGGCCGCCGCGGTCGGCATGATCACCGACGCCGAGCAGGCCGAGAAGATCATCGCCAACGGCGAGGCGGACGCGGTCCTGATCGGCCGCGAGCTGCTGCGCGACCCGTCGTTCGCCCGCCACGCGGCGCGCGAGCTGGGCGCGGACGCGCACGTCCCGAACCAGTACCTCCGCTCCGTCTGA
- a CDS encoding ArsR/SmtB family transcription factor — protein MSTAAPQAAGGRALAHPAREEIRLEGVLHALSDPMRLAIVREMAAAETALSCSAFALPVTKSTSTHHFRVLREAGVIEQVYRGTAKLNGLRRGDLDVLFPGLLDSVLDAAGRQADRLGE, from the coding sequence ATGAGCACCGCAGCACCGCAGGCCGCAGGCGGCCGTGCCCTCGCGCACCCCGCGCGCGAGGAGATCCGGCTGGAGGGCGTCCTGCACGCGCTGTCGGACCCGATGCGGCTCGCGATCGTGCGGGAGATGGCGGCGGCCGAGACCGCGCTGTCCTGCTCGGCCTTCGCGCTGCCCGTCACCAAGTCCACGTCCACGCACCACTTCCGGGTGCTGCGCGAGGCCGGCGTCATCGAGCAGGTCTACCGGGGGACGGCGAAGCTCAACGGGCTGCGCCGGGGCGACCTCGACGTCCTGTTCCCCGGCCTCCTCGACAGCGTTCTCGACGCGGCGGGCCGTCAGGCGGACCGGCTCGGGGAGTAG
- a CDS encoding ferredoxin--NADP reductase domain-containing protein, which yields MPHFAVVGSGPSGVYTAQSLVRQDIVPGVRVDVLDRLPCPYGLVRYGVAPDHEKIKSLQNNLRSVLEDEHVRFLGGVEVGPALPPERLLELYHGVVYCVGAASARRLGVPGEDLPGSWSATDFVAWYSAHPDAWDSGFVRDVRAAVTIGVGNVAVDVTRMLARGLAELSPTDMPQEPLGALAASEVRDVFMVGRRGPSQARFTTKELRELGTLPDTEVVVDERELALDPAYADPSAQPAAVRRNIEALREWAARASTGAGRRIHLRFFLRPEEITGRDGRVAGVRFERTRPEADGMVRGTGTYEEIPAQLVLRSVGYRGMPPDGLPFDPVRGTVPHAGGRVLRGGRPAPGEYVAGWIKRGPTGVIGTNRPCAKETVTSLLADAPALVGRPLPGDPLDGLLAAGLHPVDWAGWQAIERAETDLGRTLGRGTVKIPDWTGLLNAAHGT from the coding sequence GTGCCGCACTTCGCCGTTGTCGGATCGGGGCCCAGCGGGGTCTACACCGCCCAGAGCCTGGTGCGGCAGGACATCGTGCCCGGGGTCCGGGTGGACGTACTGGACCGGCTGCCGTGCCCGTACGGTCTCGTGCGCTACGGGGTCGCGCCCGACCACGAGAAGATCAAGTCGCTGCAGAACAACCTGCGTTCGGTGCTCGAGGACGAGCACGTGCGGTTCCTCGGCGGCGTCGAGGTGGGCCCCGCGCTGCCGCCGGAGCGGCTCCTCGAGCTGTATCACGGGGTCGTGTACTGCGTGGGCGCGGCGTCCGCGCGCCGGCTCGGGGTGCCGGGCGAGGATCTGCCCGGCAGCTGGTCGGCGACGGACTTCGTGGCCTGGTACAGCGCGCACCCGGACGCCTGGGATTCCGGTTTCGTACGGGACGTGCGCGCGGCCGTGACGATCGGCGTCGGGAACGTGGCGGTCGACGTGACCCGGATGCTCGCGCGCGGCCTGGCGGAGCTGTCGCCCACCGACATGCCGCAGGAACCGCTGGGCGCGCTGGCCGCGAGCGAGGTGCGGGACGTGTTCATGGTGGGGCGGCGGGGCCCGTCCCAGGCCCGCTTCACCACGAAGGAACTGCGCGAGCTGGGGACGCTGCCGGACACGGAAGTGGTCGTGGACGAGCGGGAGTTGGCGCTGGACCCCGCGTACGCGGACCCGTCCGCGCAGCCCGCCGCCGTCCGGCGCAACATCGAGGCGCTGCGCGAGTGGGCGGCCCGGGCGAGCACGGGGGCGGGCCGGCGGATCCACCTTCGGTTCTTCCTGCGCCCCGAGGAGATCACCGGGCGGGACGGCCGGGTCGCGGGCGTCCGGTTCGAGCGGACCCGGCCGGAGGCGGACGGCATGGTCCGGGGCACGGGGACGTACGAGGAGATCCCGGCGCAGCTCGTGCTGCGCTCGGTGGGCTATCGCGGGATGCCGCCGGACGGGCTGCCGTTCGACCCCGTGCGGGGCACGGTGCCGCACGCCGGGGGCCGGGTCCTGCGCGGGGGCCGGCCGGCGCCGGGCGAGTACGTGGCGGGATGGATCAAGCGCGGGCCCACCGGGGTCATCGGCACGAACCGGCCGTGCGCGAAGGAAACGGTGACGTCCCTGCTCGCGGACGCTCCGGCCCTGGTCGGGCGCCCCCTGCCCGGCGACCCGCTGGACGGGCTGCTCGCCGCCGGACTGCATCCGGTCGACTGGGCGGGCTGGCAGGCGATCGAGCGGGCCGAGACGGACCTCGGGCGCACGCTGGGCCGCGGCACCGTCAAGATCCCCGACTGGACGGGGCTGCTGAACGCGGCCCACGGAACGTGA
- a CDS encoding DUF305 domain-containing protein — MKLAVPTLVAALALALAGCDAGDPGGSDKANSPASTGPSVIAPGKPGEAAETLSAKDAEARGPDDTPNSADVSYAQMMIQHHAQALEMTELASKQAESTKVKRLAERITAAQGPEIETMRGWLKQHGREEAPSGHHAHDAMPGMATGAQLKQLRAARGKAFDSLFLKLMITHHQGAVTMATEVKGDGNNVQIEEMADDVIAQQTSEIERMRRM; from the coding sequence ATGAAACTGGCTGTTCCCACGTTGGTCGCGGCACTGGCGCTCGCCCTGGCCGGATGCGACGCGGGCGACCCCGGAGGGTCGGACAAGGCCAACTCCCCCGCCTCCACCGGGCCTTCGGTCATCGCGCCGGGCAAGCCGGGCGAGGCGGCGGAGACCCTGTCCGCGAAGGACGCGGAGGCCCGCGGCCCCGACGACACCCCCAACTCGGCCGACGTCTCGTACGCGCAGATGATGATCCAGCATCACGCGCAGGCCCTGGAGATGACCGAACTGGCGTCGAAACAGGCCGAGTCCACGAAGGTCAAGCGTCTCGCGGAGCGCATCACCGCGGCGCAGGGCCCGGAGATCGAGACGATGCGCGGCTGGCTGAAACAGCACGGCCGCGAGGAGGCGCCGTCCGGTCACCACGCGCACGACGCGATGCCCGGCATGGCGACGGGGGCCCAGCTGAAGCAGCTCCGCGCGGCCCGCGGCAAGGCCTTCGACTCCCTCTTCCTGAAACTGATGATCACCCACCACCAGGGAGCGGTGACCATGGCCACGGAGGTGAAGGGCGACGGCAACAACGTCCAGATCGAGGAGATGGCGGACGACGTGATCGCCCAGCAGACCTCCGAGATCGAGCGGATGCGGAGGATGTGA
- a CDS encoding LVIVD repeat-containing protein, with translation MTSPSTRETTVTLLQDSARTRRRRLGVASAAAGLLAALLAAGPASATPDPGDGNKAPKSVSRTVEKQAEAAIAAGDIPGQDEVVHSANIEHLTNIPKDALPGTNSDLAFQGKYAFAGNYDGFRIFDISDPKAPKTVAQVLCPGSQNDITVSGNLLFLSTDSSRSDNSCASTTQPATEKSSWEGMKVFDISDKRNPKYVAAVETACGSHTHTLVPEKKNVYVYVSSYSPSATFPDCQPPHDGISVIKVPRDAPEKAAVVGFPVLFPGEGPDGGGNPGGPTNPGVSKTTGCHDITVLPSKDLAAGACMGDGILFSIKDPEHPKVIDQVQDNVNFAFWHSATFNQKANKVVFTDELGGGGAATCNAAVGPDRGADGIYDIVGKGDQRKLVFKSYFKIPRHQADTENCVAHNGSLIPVKGKDIMVQAWYQGGVSVWDFTDSAQPKEIGYFERGPLSTDAIRTGGSWSAYYYNGYIYSNDIAKGFDVLKLSDRRTDPAQRVRMDELNVQTQPDYFA, from the coding sequence ATGACGTCACCGTCAACCAGGGAGACCACAGTGACCCTGTTGCAGGACTCCGCCCGAACGCGTCGCAGACGCCTGGGAGTTGCCTCGGCGGCGGCCGGGCTGCTCGCCGCGCTGCTCGCCGCAGGACCCGCGTCGGCCACCCCCGACCCGGGCGACGGGAACAAGGCGCCCAAGTCCGTGTCGCGCACCGTCGAGAAGCAGGCCGAGGCCGCGATAGCCGCCGGCGACATACCCGGCCAGGACGAGGTCGTCCACTCCGCCAACATCGAACACCTCACCAACATCCCCAAGGACGCGCTGCCCGGCACGAACTCGGACCTCGCCTTCCAGGGCAAGTACGCGTTCGCCGGCAACTACGACGGCTTCCGCATCTTCGACATCAGCGACCCGAAGGCGCCGAAGACCGTCGCGCAGGTCCTGTGTCCCGGTTCGCAGAACGACATCACCGTCTCCGGGAACCTGCTGTTCCTGTCCACGGACAGCTCCCGCAGCGACAACTCCTGCGCCTCCACCACCCAGCCCGCGACCGAGAAGTCGTCCTGGGAGGGCATGAAGGTCTTCGACATCAGCGACAAGCGCAACCCGAAGTACGTCGCCGCCGTCGAGACCGCGTGCGGCTCGCACACCCACACGCTGGTGCCGGAGAAGAAGAACGTCTACGTGTACGTGTCCTCGTACTCGCCGAGCGCCACCTTCCCCGACTGCCAGCCGCCGCACGACGGCATCTCCGTGATCAAGGTGCCGCGCGACGCCCCGGAGAAGGCGGCGGTCGTCGGCTTCCCCGTCCTGTTCCCCGGCGAGGGCCCCGACGGCGGCGGCAACCCGGGCGGTCCCACCAACCCGGGCGTCTCCAAGACCACCGGCTGCCACGACATCACGGTCCTGCCCTCCAAGGACCTCGCGGCGGGCGCCTGCATGGGTGACGGCATCCTGTTCTCCATCAAGGATCCGGAGCACCCGAAGGTCATCGACCAGGTCCAGGACAACGTGAACTTCGCGTTCTGGCACTCGGCGACCTTCAACCAGAAGGCGAACAAGGTCGTCTTCACCGACGAGCTCGGCGGCGGCGGAGCGGCCACCTGCAACGCGGCGGTCGGCCCGGACCGCGGCGCCGACGGCATCTACGACATCGTCGGCAAGGGCGACCAGCGCAAGCTCGTCTTCAAGAGCTACTTCAAGATCCCGCGCCACCAGGCCGACACCGAGAACTGCGTCGCGCACAACGGCTCGCTGATCCCGGTCAAGGGCAAGGACATCATGGTCCAGGCGTGGTACCAGGGCGGCGTCTCCGTCTGGGACTTCACCGACTCCGCGCAGCCGAAGGAGATCGGCTACTTCGAGCGCGGCCCGCTGTCCACCGACGCGATCAGGACCGGCGGTTCCTGGTCCGCGTACTACTACAACGGCTACATCTACTCGAACGACATCGCGAAGGGCTTCGACGTCCTGAAGCTCAGCGACCGGCGCACCGACCCCGCGCAGCGGGTCCGCATGGACGAGCTCAACGTCCAGACGCAGCCGGACTACTTCGCCTGA
- a CDS encoding TetR/AcrR family transcriptional regulator: MSPRSASVNEELRRRSRERLLQAALELVGERGYDATTLGDIADRAGSARGLVSYYFPSKRQLLQSAVHRLMNRTLEEALEREPRTEDGDERLARAIDAILGLAHDEPVLMRTHMAGILQSEGFVRCVEQQRLSELLQDTVRRHGSADVELDYPMLRAQLMGAVFAILLPGAPMPVRRMRAELFRRYGLAWERGFPPADDVTDDAVSGESPAHGRTADFSRYFEPLRPTGRPAGPERQAK; encoded by the coding sequence ATGTCCCCCCGCAGCGCATCGGTCAATGAGGAGTTGCGCCGGCGTTCCCGCGAGCGGCTCCTGCAGGCCGCTCTGGAGCTGGTCGGGGAGCGCGGTTACGACGCGACGACGCTCGGCGACATCGCGGACCGCGCCGGTTCGGCCCGCGGCCTGGTCTCGTACTACTTCCCGAGCAAGCGGCAGCTGCTCCAGTCCGCGGTGCACCGGCTGATGAACCGGACGCTGGAGGAGGCGCTGGAGCGGGAGCCGCGCACCGAGGACGGTGACGAGCGGCTGGCCCGCGCGATCGACGCGATCCTCGGCCTCGCCCATGACGAGCCGGTGCTGATGCGCACGCACATGGCGGGCATCCTGCAGTCCGAGGGTTTCGTGCGGTGCGTCGAGCAGCAGCGGCTGTCCGAGCTGCTCCAGGACACGGTGCGGCGGCACGGGTCGGCGGACGTGGAGCTGGACTATCCGATGCTGCGCGCCCAGCTGATGGGTGCCGTGTTCGCGATCCTGCTGCCGGGGGCGCCGATGCCGGTGCGCCGGATGCGGGCCGAGCTGTTCCGGCGGTACGGGCTCGCGTGGGAGCGGGGCTTCCCGCCGGCGGACGACGTCACGGATGACGCGGTGTCCGGGGAAAGCCCCGCCCACGGCCGTACGGCCGATTTCTCACGCTACTTCGAGCCGTTGCGGCCCACCGGGCGGCCGGCGGGACCGGAGCGTCAGGCGAAGTAG
- a CDS encoding DUF2630 family protein, which translates to MDQQEILGRISAMVDDEKRLRAALADGTIDAATERERLADVERALDQCWDLLRQRRAKAEFGENPDEASVRPSAEVEGYES; encoded by the coding sequence ATGGATCAGCAGGAGATCCTCGGCCGGATCAGCGCCATGGTCGACGACGAGAAGCGGCTGCGCGCCGCCCTGGCCGACGGCACCATCGACGCCGCCACCGAGCGCGAGCGCCTGGCCGACGTGGAGCGGGCGCTCGACCAGTGCTGGGACCTGCTGCGCCAGCGGCGGGCCAAGGCCGAGTTCGGCGAGAACCCCGACGAAGCGAGCGTGCGGCCCTCGGCGGAGGTCGAGGGCTACGAGTCGTGA
- a CDS encoding (4Fe-4S)-binding protein, with protein sequence MTRKPYRGHLITVSFDGQRCLHAAECVRGLPQVFDTAARPWIQPDAAPADEVAAVVRRCPSGALRYELVDGTVEVPPAATTVERAADGRLVIRGDLRIRAADGSETAEVRATLCGCGRSANQPYCDHSGVCGDGH encoded by the coding sequence GTGACCCGCAAGCCCTACCGCGGCCACCTGATCACGGTCAGCTTCGACGGGCAGCGCTGTCTGCACGCCGCCGAGTGCGTGCGCGGGCTCCCGCAGGTCTTCGACACGGCCGCCCGCCCGTGGATCCAGCCGGACGCGGCACCCGCCGACGAGGTCGCGGCCGTCGTGCGCCGCTGTCCCTCGGGCGCGCTGCGCTACGAACTGGTCGACGGGACCGTGGAGGTGCCGCCCGCCGCCACGACCGTGGAGCGCGCCGCGGACGGCCGGCTCGTCATCCGCGGCGACCTGCGCATCCGCGCCGCCGACGGGTCGGAGACCGCCGAGGTCCGGGCCACCCTGTGCGGCTGCGGTCGCAGCGCGAACCAGCCGTACTGCGACCACTCCGGGGTCTGCGGCGACGGTCACTGA
- a CDS encoding HAD family hydrolase, which translates to MTIKAVLFDFSGTLFRIEPTASWLRSALDALELELPAAEFEQAVAALAEAGAQPGGVTHHVRVPEHLAELVAARDVDATRHRAAFTGLAREVPLPDDRLYDLLYDRHMTPAAWAPYPDALPVLAELRERGVPVAVVSNIGWDPRPVFAAHGLDQYVDAYVLSYRHGVTKPDPRLFTAALEALGVAAGDALMVGDDRKADGGAAALGCATYFVDHLPADERPDGLLPILDLV; encoded by the coding sequence ATGACGATCAAAGCCGTGCTCTTCGACTTCTCCGGCACCCTCTTCCGGATCGAACCGACCGCGTCATGGCTGCGGTCCGCGCTCGACGCGCTCGAACTGGAGCTGCCCGCGGCCGAGTTCGAGCAGGCGGTGGCCGCCCTGGCCGAGGCCGGCGCGCAGCCCGGCGGCGTCACGCACCACGTCCGCGTCCCCGAGCACCTGGCCGAGCTGGTCGCCGCCCGCGACGTGGACGCCACGCGGCACCGCGCCGCGTTCACCGGCCTGGCCCGCGAGGTGCCGCTGCCCGACGACCGGCTCTACGACCTCCTGTACGACCGCCACATGACCCCCGCCGCCTGGGCGCCCTACCCGGACGCGCTGCCGGTCCTCGCGGAGCTGCGGGAGCGCGGGGTGCCGGTCGCCGTGGTCAGCAACATCGGCTGGGACCCGCGCCCGGTCTTCGCCGCGCACGGCCTCGACCAGTACGTCGACGCGTACGTCCTCTCGTACCGGCACGGTGTGACGAAGCCGGACCCGCGGCTGTTCACGGCGGCGCTGGAGGCGCTCGGGGTCGCGGCGGGCGACGCGCTGATGGTCGGGGACGACCGGAAGGCCGACGGCGGCGCGGCGGCGCTGGGCTGCGCGACGTACTTCGTGGACCACCTGCCGGCCGACGAGCGCCCGGACGGCCTGCTCCCGATCCTCGATCTCGTCTGA
- a CDS encoding phosphatase PAP2 family protein, translated as MHPARLDHPHRPLVPRPALWTLAALTLANAVLLVLVAVRWTPLTDMDTDVARSLHRAAVADPGLTHANRILTDWVWDPWTMRLLCALVVVYLFVRLREAVLAVWVAVTCAAGTLLQQVLKATLDRPRPVWPDPVDSAHYAAYPSGHAMTAVVVLGLVLWLLRRHGAPAALYRAALAVTVVSVLGVGLTRLWLGVHWPSDVLGGWLLGALTVALSTTAYDTWSARRGRP; from the coding sequence ATGCACCCGGCACGGCTCGATCACCCGCACAGGCCCCTCGTTCCCCGTCCGGCGCTGTGGACCCTGGCGGCGCTGACGCTCGCCAACGCCGTCCTACTCGTCCTCGTGGCGGTGCGCTGGACGCCGCTGACAGACATGGACACGGACGTCGCCCGCTCCCTCCACCGTGCGGCGGTCGCCGATCCGGGGCTCACGCACGCCAACCGGATCCTGACGGACTGGGTATGGGACCCGTGGACGATGCGCCTGCTGTGCGCGCTGGTCGTCGTGTACCTGTTCGTGCGGCTGCGCGAGGCGGTGCTCGCCGTCTGGGTCGCCGTGACCTGCGCGGCCGGCACGCTCCTCCAGCAGGTCCTCAAGGCGACCCTGGACCGGCCGCGCCCGGTGTGGCCGGACCCGGTGGACTCCGCGCACTACGCCGCCTATCCGTCCGGGCACGCGATGACCGCGGTCGTCGTCCTCGGCCTGGTCCTGTGGCTGCTCCGGCGCCACGGCGCGCCCGCCGCCCTGTACCGGGCCGCGCTCGCCGTCACCGTCGTCTCGGTGCTCGGGGTGGGCCTGACCCGGCTCTGGCTCGGGGTGCACTGGCCGTCGGACGTGCTGGGCGGCTGGCTGCTCGGCGCACTCACGGTGGCCTTGTCGACCACCGCGTACGACACCTGGAGCGCGCGCCGGGGCCGCCCTTGA
- a CDS encoding M56 family metallopeptidase produces the protein MSVPVALLLLGAFVAVVAPRLLARADWTEREPIVALWAWQCVVAAVLLCCALSMTLSAASAWQAVRGRLFAPAPHGVVEAYALRAPGPWAATVAVTLALGGVWTAAMLVREVYRARDRRRRRRAELLVRAPLLPGEEPGAERLVLLEAERPDAWWLPGPTPQLVITTAALRRLKGHQLDAVLAHETGHARWRHDWLLHCSGALASGFPQVRVFASFRDQMHRLVELAADDVASRRFGRLTIALALVELNEDRGVFGPCPTPQAHVPQRVHRLLAPQSRLSPVHRLRLTAAAALIPLVPLLVAFVPGLRALG, from the coding sequence ATGTCGGTCCCCGTAGCGCTGTTGCTGCTCGGCGCCTTTGTCGCTGTCGTCGCCCCGCGTCTGCTCGCCCGCGCCGACTGGACGGAGCGGGAGCCGATCGTCGCGCTGTGGGCGTGGCAGTGCGTCGTGGCGGCCGTCCTCCTGTGCTGCGCGCTGTCGATGACGCTGAGCGCGGCCTCCGCCTGGCAGGCCGTGCGAGGCCGGCTCTTCGCCCCCGCCCCGCACGGCGTCGTGGAGGCCTACGCGCTGCGCGCCCCCGGCCCCTGGGCCGCCACCGTGGCCGTGACCCTCGCGCTCGGCGGGGTGTGGACGGCGGCGATGCTGGTGCGCGAGGTGTACCGGGCGCGGGACCGCCGCCGGCGACGCCGGGCCGAACTGCTCGTCCGCGCGCCCCTGTTGCCGGGCGAGGAGCCCGGAGCGGAGCGGCTCGTCCTCCTGGAGGCCGAGCGCCCGGACGCGTGGTGGCTGCCGGGCCCGACGCCCCAACTGGTCATCACCACGGCCGCGCTGCGCCGCCTGAAGGGGCATCAGCTGGACGCGGTGCTGGCGCACGAGACGGGTCACGCCCGCTGGCGGCACGACTGGCTGCTGCACTGCTCGGGCGCGCTGGCCTCGGGCTTCCCCCAGGTCAGGGTGTTCGCCTCGTTCCGCGACCAGATGCACCGTCTGGTCGAACTGGCCGCGGACGACGTCGCCTCCCGCCGCTTCGGCCGGCTGACGATCGCGCTCGCGCTGGTCGAACTGAACGAGGACCGCGGGGTGTTCGGCCCCTGCCCGACGCCGCAGGCGCACGTCCCGCAGCGCGTGCACCGGCTGCTGGCCCCGCAGTCCCGGCTCAGCCCGGTCCACCGCCTCCGCCTGACGGCCGCCGCCGCCCTGATCCCGCTGGTCCCGCTCCTGGTGGCGTTCGTCCCGGGTCTGCGCGCGCTCGGCTAG
- a CDS encoding DUF5134 domain-containing protein codes for MHGPESAAWLLVALCAATGAYCLLRRRGGDEEQRRTAGAEALMGFGMALMAVPAAVLTPPRWAWLAYATVFGAAALRALWAARHAGHHVHHLVGTSAMAYMSLAMAARPAAHAHHSGPTGSPALTAALVVYFTGYVLWSGLRLVPAATAAGAPGTETLAWGRRPELARACRLSMAIGMLAMLFTM; via the coding sequence GTGCACGGACCGGAGTCGGCCGCATGGCTGCTCGTCGCGCTGTGCGCGGCGACCGGCGCGTACTGCCTGCTGCGCAGACGCGGCGGGGACGAGGAGCAGCGCCGCACGGCGGGCGCCGAGGCGCTCATGGGCTTCGGGATGGCGCTCATGGCGGTGCCGGCGGCGGTGCTGACCCCACCGCGCTGGGCCTGGCTGGCCTACGCGACCGTGTTCGGCGCGGCGGCGCTGCGCGCCCTGTGGGCGGCCCGGCACGCCGGCCACCACGTCCACCACCTGGTCGGTACGTCCGCCATGGCCTACATGTCCCTCGCGATGGCGGCCCGCCCGGCGGCCCACGCCCACCACTCCGGCCCCACGGGCTCCCCCGCCCTCACCGCCGCGCTCGTCGTCTACTTCACCGGGTACGTGCTGTGGTCGGGCCTGCGCCTGGTCCCGGCCGCGACGGCCGCCGGAGCGCCCGGGACGGAGACGCTCGCCTGGGGCCGGCGCCCCGAACTGGCGCGGGCCTGCCGCCTGTCCATGGCGATCGGCATGCTCGCGATGCTGTTCACCATGTGA